CCGACGGAGCGCCTGCGCATGCTCGCCCCGGTCGTGGTGAAGCGCGCCGAGGGCGTTCAGGGCGGCGGCCTCCCCGACCGGATCGGACACCTCCCGGCACAACTCCAGTGCCTGGCACAGCGCTTCCTCCGCCCCCGTCCGGTCGCCCTGCTTGCGCAGGGTGATCCCGAGCCGGTGCAGCGAACGGGCAAGACTCAGCCGGCCTGCCTCACTGTGGTCCTCCTTGCTGAGCCGGACGGCACGGCGCAGGTGGCCCACGGCCATGTCGTACTCGCCGAACCGCCACTGTGTCCCTGCCAGCATCCGGTGGACCATGGCGCAATCGACCGGGGTGGCGGCGGATTCGGTGGCGTCGACGGCGTGCAGGAGGTTCCTCCGCGCGTCGCCGAGGAGGTGTCGGCGCCACTGATAGGTAACCAGGGCCATCGAAAGCAGCCATGTGTACCGTTCGATGCCCTGGTCGATGGCTAATCGGATGCCTCGCTGAACAGTGGCGTACTCCTCGTCCAGGTACGCCATCGCCTGCCCCGGTTCCGCGGGATCGGTGACCGTGACCCCGTCGGGCTCGCCGATGGGCAGGGCCCGCTCTCGGTCGAGCACCCGGTCGCAGGCGCGGACGTTGTGCAACTGGTGTTCCAGCACCTGCCGTACGGTCGCCCGCTCGATGTCCGTCGTCTCTTCGTCCGCCGCCGGCCACGCGTGCCGACGGGCGAAGGCTCGCACGAGGTCGTGCAGCCCGTACCGGTCGCCCTGGCGCTCCACCAGGTTCGCCGCCACGAGCTCCATCAAGGCCCGGTGGGTGCGCGCCCCTTCGCCCGCCGCCCTTCCCAGGTCCATCACCGCCTCCCAGGAGGCTGTGGGCCCAGGGTGAACGGCGAGCTGCCACAGCAGCAGCCGGGCTTCCTCACCGAGCACGCGTACGGAACAGTTCAGCGCCGCGCGGACCGACAGTTCGTGCTCCGGCATGTGCAGGGTGTCCAGCCTCGCCCGCTCCCGCTCCTCCTCCATGTCCCGCACCAGGGCGGGGAGGGTACGCAGCGGACGCGCACCACCTTCCAGGAGGTGAGCCACCACGGTGAGCGCCAACGGCAGCCGTCCGCAGAGGTGGACCAGTTGACTGAAAGCCCGTGCGTGCTTCGCCCGGTCCTCGACCGACACCTTCTCTTGGAGCACCTCCAAGGCATCCGCCTCTTGCAGCGGCTCCATCTTGCGAAACAGCACCTTTCGCTCGGACTGCAGGCGCAACAGGTCGTTGCGGCTGGTGATGATCACGGCGCAGGTGCCGTCTCCGGGGAGCAGCGGCAGCACCTGCTGGGCGTTGCGCGCGTCGTCCAGGACGATGAGTACCGACCGGTGGGCCAGTGCCGACCGCAGCGCATTTCTCTTGCTTTCCGGTCCGGTCACAGTGGTGTAGGGCGGCAGCACGGCCAGGAACCCATCCAGGACTTCGTCCGGTTCGGCGGGCCGCACGTCTCCGTCGGCGAACCCGTTCAGTCCGGCGTGGAGCACCCCGTCGGGGAACCGCTCCTGAAGCCGACGGGCGAGGTGGTTGGCCACCGTGCTCTTCCCGACACCCGCCATACCGCTGATGAGAACCAAGGCCAGATTGCCGGCGTCCTGTTCCTCGCACACGGCGTCCACGAGGCTGCGGATCAGTTCGTCTTGGCCGACCGGCCTGCGACTGCTTCCGGGCAACTGGTCAGGGACAGGCGGCAGGAGCGTCCCACCGGGCCGGTGGGCAACTCCCCGAACCTGGTCGATGGCGCTCCGCAAGTCGGCGTCCGGGGTTCCGTTGCGCTTCGTCCACGCGTTGATGAGCCGTTCACGCCGACGCTGCGGCAGGTCGCCGTGGGCGAGCAGGTAGAACCGGAAGACCTGGGGCAGTTCCGGTGTGCGCTCGAACCACTTCTCCGTCTCCTCACGGAGCCACTTCTCCTCCCTGGATTTGTAGGCGGCGTCCATCCGAGCGTGCACGGCGGCCATCAACTCGGCCCGCAACGCCTCCCGGCGCAGTTGAAAGCCGCTCTCGGTCAACCCGCGCAGCGGTTCGCCGCCGTCCCACTCCTCCAGGGCCGCGCCAAGTAGCTCGAACCGCTCCGGATGGTTCAGCCCTGCGGCCCTCGCCACCCGGTCGCGGAAGCGGAGCAGGTCGACGCCGCCCTCCGGCGCGCGGAGCGTGCAGTAACCCGACTTGCCGCCATGGGGCACGACCTCCAGGCCAAGTCGCTTCCGCAGGTCGGAGACAGCACGGTCCACCAGGCTGCGGGTGTTCTCCTCGCCCTCCCAGAGGACTTCGGCGATCTCCTTCCTGGTGCATCGGCAACCCGCTGATGTCACCAGAAGCGCGAACAGGCCGGCTGCCTTCGAACCGCCGCAGACCCTTCCATCGCCGTCCCCTTCGACTCTTACCGGGCCCAGCACGTACCCCTCCATCGCCCTTCCCCTCTCCGCACCGGAAGCAGTGTTCCGGGCCTCCGATGGCGCCCCCTTCATCTCTACGTTGCGATGTGCCGCTTCACACGCACTTGCTCCTTCACGCCCCCGGGCCTCAGTTTTCCCTCAGTTTCCGCTCCACGGCCTCCTCCCGTCCCCGTGCACGATGGCACCAGCCGCTCGCAGAAACGCGAAGCGGCAGCGTAGTCATCCATCGACCCATCAGAAAGGAACCGCAGGTCTTATGAACAACCGACAGCGAAACCGTCGGGCGAGCCGTCTGCGCAAGTCCCCCGACTGGCCGCCGACCCGGCGTCAGCGGGCGGCCGACCGGACCGAGGGCACCACACCGGCGACCCCGCAGGCCGAAGCACCGGACGTCTCTCCCTCCGAGACCGCCTGAGCTCCACAGCTCATGGGTGGGTGCCCGTCCCGGGCGGGCACCCACCCACTGCGGCCCCACCCCTCTGAACTACTCCGCCCGGCGAGCTCGCGGCCCTTCCGCACTGTCACACGCTCGTGGTCAAAGGCGGCGATTCCCGGTCGACAAGACCGGCACCGGCGGCTCTTCAGCCCGTCCAGCACATCGACATCTCCGGCGCCTTCAGTACCTTCGGCATCTTCAGCCCAGAGAAAGGACATTTACTGATGCATCTACCATCCACCAGTATGTTCGCCTCGGTGAGGCGGCACTTCGACGGCCCCCGAGTCCGCGACTCGGTCCTCGTGACCGTTCCCTCAGCCATCGAGGGGGCTGAGCCGGTCCGGCTGACCGCTGCCGAGACACACGAAGCCTTGTA
The window above is part of the Streptomyces sp. NBC_01428 genome. Proteins encoded here:
- a CDS encoding AfsR/SARP family transcriptional regulator → MEGYVLGPVRVEGDGDGRVCGGSKAAGLFALLVTSAGCRCTRKEIAEVLWEGEENTRSLVDRAVSDLRKRLGLEVVPHGGKSGYCTLRAPEGGVDLLRFRDRVARAAGLNHPERFELLGAALEEWDGGEPLRGLTESGFQLRREALRAELMAAVHARMDAAYKSREEKWLREETEKWFERTPELPQVFRFYLLAHGDLPQRRRERLINAWTKRNGTPDADLRSAIDQVRGVAHRPGGTLLPPVPDQLPGSSRRPVGQDELIRSLVDAVCEEQDAGNLALVLISGMAGVGKSTVANHLARRLQERFPDGVLHAGLNGFADGDVRPAEPDEVLDGFLAVLPPYTTVTGPESKRNALRSALAHRSVLIVLDDARNAQQVLPLLPGDGTCAVIITSRNDLLRLQSERKVLFRKMEPLQEADALEVLQEKVSVEDRAKHARAFSQLVHLCGRLPLALTVVAHLLEGGARPLRTLPALVRDMEEERERARLDTLHMPEHELSVRAALNCSVRVLGEEARLLLWQLAVHPGPTASWEAVMDLGRAAGEGARTHRALMELVAANLVERQGDRYGLHDLVRAFARRHAWPAADEETTDIERATVRQVLEHQLHNVRACDRVLDRERALPIGEPDGVTVTDPAEPGQAMAYLDEEYATVQRGIRLAIDQGIERYTWLLSMALVTYQWRRHLLGDARRNLLHAVDATESAATPVDCAMVHRMLAGTQWRFGEYDMAVGHLRRAVRLSKEDHSEAGRLSLARSLHRLGITLRKQGDRTGAEEALCQALELCREVSDPVGEAAALNALGALHHDRGEHAQALRRCADALGVVERTVERSGLADVLFTLAKVHLARAERDEAISLYRRACDIYREQENWPNEDKTRMLFADVLVSAGETDTAVRELERVIVLRELMGGEGVHEVRELLEGLR